The Apium graveolens cultivar Ventura chromosome 3, ASM990537v1, whole genome shotgun sequence sequence ACCTCAGGTTCATGACTCCGAAATTCCGTCTTACAGAGAAATTTTGGATTTCTATTGTTTGAATAATCAACCATCTCTGTATCCCTTCGACATCCGTCTTGCTGCACTccaattttaaatttatttacatatttaaaataaaaaatatgtagCAAGGGAATTCGAAATTTTCAGATTCATAAGCCAATTTCTAAACAAAATTCTGACCTCTTTTGTGTCTGTCCTTTCAAATAAGACCACTCTACCACCACGGTCACAAGTAGCCAGATGGTTACCAAATTTATCAAACTCAATAGCCGATATAATATCAACTGCAAAGTAAAAGATAGAGATCATCATACTTCAACAACAACGCAATCAAAGAAAGAAAACTACAAAATAAATACTTGAACTATTATGAATTATATTAAATTGCAATCAAAGAATAGATTTAAAGATGTTGACAATTGATCTAGTCCATAGCCAAACTAATCACAAGTAAATTATAAAAGTATATATTTTTTCTTGCTTGATTTCTTTTATTTCTTCAGATTATAAAAGATTGTTTGGTTCCCTGGATAAAGATATTGCACGGCATGTGTAGGGAATCCGAAGAAGGCGTGGAACAATTTCATTTGCTTTTCATGTAACATTCCTTTTATTCTAGCACAAAAGAAATCACTAACAAATAAAATAACAGGATATATaacactccaaatttatcatcAGCTAGGAGGATACATGTCTTTCTTTTACATCCCACACCATTGTCAAATTTAATATTACCAACACAAGAGGAGCTCTACCTCAAAGTTATAAAATTTATCGGCTGTTTTCTTATCGCCGTCAAATTTTTTACTCCCTCTGTTTTTTCTTATTTGTAGCTTTGACTTTTGCACGTATTTCAATGTAGTTTGACTGGCTAGTTagaaatatgattttaaaaattttctttttgtgaattaaaatataagttgtctacttttatttacaaaaagaaaattttataAATGATAATTTTAACTAACCGGTCAAAGGACATTGAAATGTGTGCAAAAGTCAAagcgacaaataaaaaaaacagagggagtatatCTTCTCATCATAATAAGTGTAATAAAAGAACAATAAAGTAACTCAGAAACAAGCTTGATACAAAAGAAACCTAAAACAGTTAACTAGGTACCTGTGGCTTCATTCCTGTAAGCTCATCTTGAAGCCTAATATAGAGGTTGAGATCATAAACTATTTAGGAAGAAACATAAATCATTAAAAAACATATTACTTATATCAGACTTAACCTTAAATAAACATCAAAGGCAGTTACTCACAAGTAAAATAAGAAGCGGGTACCACAACTTAGTGGTTGATTAACAAGCTAATTCCCACACATAAGCTCCAATCCAAAACTTGAAGCACCTACAAAATTGAAAACAAATTAATTTACAGAGAAATTAATTAAAACCCCATTGTTTACAAAATTAAAAAACCCAGATTAATTATTAGGTGAAACTCTTTTGGAAACAATTTCAATCACTAATAATCTCAAACCTAACCCTAGAATTAAAGTAGTAAAATTGATAATTCATATCTCGTAAATGTTACAAATGCAACAAGAAATATAAGCTAGATCTACTTTATTTTGGGTTTTCATTAAAAGACAAAAATGAAAGAAATTACAAGAATTAAATTGATCTTCAAGTTACTGAATACAAGGGATGGTGGCCTGGTAATATAGCCGGTACAAACAAACAAACAGCTGTCCTTATCCTAGTGGGTTTGTTAAGATGGTTGGCGTTTACCTCGTATAAGCGAAAACGACACCGTCCTAACTAACATAAATAACGACATCATTTTGTAATATAAGTTCCCGCCCTTCCCAGCACTTGAATTAGAACACTTCAAACTGTAACAATGCCCACTTCATTTTAACATCCTTGTCCTCAAGGATGAAAATCTGGATATTTCTTGATGAACTGGTCCCATTTCTCCCATGTAGCTTCATTAGGCGTGCCATTCTCCCACTGCACTTGTATCATTGTGACAGGCTGGTTTTCCCTCTTGATCAACTTCCTGTTGAGCACTGCCACTGGTTGAGGAGCCAAGCTACCATCATCATCCATTCCTGGTAGAGACGTTTGTAAAGTTGATCCTGTACCTATCCTTTTCTTCAATTGAGAAATATGAAACACATTATGTAGTTTAGCTCCAGCTGGTAAGGCCAGTTTGTATGCAACATTACCCACCCTTTCAACTATTGGATAAGGCCCATAATACTTCGCAGATAGTTTGTGATTCCTTCTACTAACAAGAGAATGCTGTCTATAAGGCTGTAGTTTTAAGAATGCTTCATCACCAACCTGAAATTCCCTATATGTTCTCCCTTTATCAGCATACCACTTCATTCTTTCCTGTGCCTTTACCAGATTTTCCTTTATCAGCAATTGTGTCTCTCTTCTCCTCTGTAGCATTCCGTCGACTGTGGCTTCCTTAGTTCTAACATATTGATAGTTTATTGAAGGTGGAGGAGTAGAGTACAAGGCTTCGTAGGGAGACATTCCTAGTGCACTGTGATGGTTGGTATTGTACCACCATTCTGCTAGATGTAACCAATTTACCCAATCTGCAGGTCTTTGTCCAGTCATACAATGCAAGTACATTTCTATACATTGATTAACACGTTCTGTTTGACCATCAGTTTGTGGATGGTAAGCAGAATTCAACCTTAGTTGTGTGCCCATAGCCTTGAAAATTTTCTTCCAAAATTGACTGACAAACACTGGATCACGATATGATATGATAGCCTTAGGAATGCTGTGTAGCTTGACCACCGAATTCATCATTTCAAAAGCTACTGAATGTGCAAAATAGGGATGGTGTAATGCCATTAGGTGGCTATATTTGGTCAATTTATCAACAACCACCAAGATTACACTTTTCCCTTGGGACTTAGGAAGGCCTTCGATAAAATCCATTGAAATTACTTCCCATGAGTGATCTGGTATAGCTATAGGCTGGAGTAGCCCCGGAGAACGGATGTGTTCAGGCTTGTTTCTTTGACAAACCTCACATTCTCGAATGAATTTGGTTATATCCACCCTCATAGTTGGCCAGTAAAAGGTTCTTTCTGCTCTTTTTATTGTAGCAGCAGTACCCGAGTGTCCTCCCTCTGCGTTTGAATGGATAGCTGCACATATATCTGATCTCAGTTGAGTGCCGGTACCCACAAAGTACCTTCCTTCCTTCTTTAAATCTCCATTAACCAATGAATATCCCTCATTATTTACTGGATTAATCAGCAATTTAGCCATCAACTCTTGAGCAAAGCTATCATTGTTCAAACTGTCCTGCAGTTCCAGTTTCCACGCAGGAACTTCCACATATAACACTGTACTGAGCTCAGAATCCTCAAATACCCTTGAAAGCGCATCTGCTGCATGATTATCTTTACCTTTCTTGTATTGGATGGTATAGTCAAATCCAATCAGCTTAGACAACCATCTCTGTTGCAAGCTAGTAGAGATCCTTTGCTCCATGATATGTTTTAGTGCTTCTTGATCCGTCTTGACGATGAAGGTGTTTCCTAATAGGTATGAACGCCATTTTTGAGTAGCCATGATGATGGCCAGCAGTTCCTTCTCGTAAGTAGAAAACCCCAAATGTTTGGTGCTTAATGCCTTGCTTAGGTAAGCAATAGGCCTCCCATCTTGCATCATAACTGCACCAACCCCATTCTTGCAAGCGTCAGTTTCGATCGTCAATGGTTTAGTAAAGTCAGGGAGAGCTAACACAGGGGTCTTGGTTATGATTTCTTTTAATCTGTTAAATGCTCTTTCTGCTTCTTCATCCCACTTGAAATTACCCTTCTTAAGCAGATGGGTTAACGGTCTGCTAATTATACCATAGTGCTGCACAAAACGTCTGTAATAGCCTGTTAAACCCAGAAATCCCCTCAAGCCTTTAATAGTCCTTGGCCTTGGCCAATTGATCATTGCAGAGATTTTACTATCATCAGCAGAGACTCCTTTATGAGAGATGATATGACCCAAATATTCAATTTGCTGTTGTGCAATGACACACTTACTTCTTTTAACCAACAATTTATGAGCTCTCAGCACATCAAAGACTTGTCGTAAGTGAGATAAATGCTCCTGCTCAGTAGCACTATAGATGAGAATGTCATCAAAAAAGACAAGCACAAGATTCCTCAGAAATTTGTCAAATATTTCATTCATAAGCGACTGGAAAGATGCAGGTGCGTTGGTGAGCCCAAACGGCATCACCATGAACTCGTAGTGACCACTATGAGTCTTGAAGGCCGTCTTGAAGATGTCAGCTTCGTTCACCCTGATTTGATGATAGCCGCTTCTCAAATCTAACTTGGTATAGATTTTACTTCCTTTAAGTTCTGCTAGCAGTTCCTCGATTATCGGAATCGGGaacttgttcttgatagtaatTGCATTGAGGGCTCTATAATCAATGACAAGTCGCCATGAGTTGTCCTTTTTTCTTACTAGCAGCATCGGTGAAGCAAACGGCGATGTACTGTTCCGTATTACTCCAGCAGCTAACATTTCCTTGGTAATCTTTTCAATTTCCTCCTTATGAGCTATTGGACATCTGTAAGGTCTAGCTGAGATTGGTTGGCTGTCAGGCTTCAAAGGTATGCTGTGATCGTGTGATCTTGGTGGAGGCAGTTCTTGTGGTATTGCAAATATATCAGCATACTGTTGAAGCAATTCTTGATATTCAGGTGCTACTTCCTCCATTCCTTCATGTTCTCCATTAATTGCAGTGAGTTGCACCAAGAAATATGCTTCTTCTTGATGGAACTTTGTTTGTTCCTCAGCATCCGGAATCAATTGAATAGTGGGTGATTTAGAATCCTGCTGCAATTTGATTTTCTGATTCTTCCAGTTGATCAGTATACTATGGTCTTTATAGTCAAATGTGACAGGACTAACCAAAGTCATCCATTTGACGCCAAGGATAATATCATAACCACCCAGTGGAATGACATTCATTTCACTTGTAAATGTGTGATTTGACATCTGCCACTTAACTTCATCAAGCACAGTTGAGCACCCTATCCTTTCACCATTAGCTACTGTAATGTCAAATGCATTGCAAGGACTAGTAGTCAATTGTAATTGTTTCACGAGGGCTTGTGAGATGAAATTATGGGTTGATCCGCTATCAACCAAGATAGACACACTCCTTCCCTTGATAACCCCCTGTAGCTTTAATGTACAGTTCCCAGTAGAGCCTTTCATGGCTTGTAGTGAAATTTTAGCTGTAGTAGCCTGTTCAGGTGTACACATTTCATCTTCCTCCCAAATAATTGCTAACTCCTCCTTGTTGGAAGGGTCCTCCTGATCATCCCCCATCATAACAAATATTTTCTTCTTTCTGCAATTGTGCCCTGGTTCGAATTTCATATCACTATAAAAACACAAGCCTTTAGACTTCCTCTCATTGATCTCAGCTAATGACAATCTTCTGTAACCTTCTGAATTTCTAATCGTAGTAGCAGGCTTATCTCCAATATTCTTCAAGGGACCAGCACCTTGAGATGGCATATAATTGTTGGGTTTGCTGGCAGATTGTGAAGCCTTATACCTCCTATCCAATACAGCAAGGTAGTGCTCTTGACCTCGTGCCCTGTCTCTAGCCTCCTGCAATGACTGTGGTTTATTTGAGTACAAGGACTGTGAGATCTCCTCCTTCAAGCCACTGATGAAATTATCAATGTAGTAAGACTCACGGTGAAAGCCTTCTTGTAGCATCACATAGTTTCTCAATTCATCGAATCTATTAATATACTCATCCACGAAGCCTCTTTGTACCAATTTGTTGAATTGACCAACTATATTCTCATATCCACTCTTGGAGAAACGCTGACAGACCAACCTAGAGAACTCAGGCCATAGGAGATTGGTCTTTTCCTCTTCGATGGTTCTGTACCAAATATCTGCATCTCCTTCCATGTGGAGTGTCGCACAAAAGACTCTGGCCCTTAAATCAGGTGTTGGAATAAGCTGGAAGTATTTCTCACATTTTGTGAGCCATCCTCTAGGATCATGACCGCTGAATCTGGGAAAATCAAATTTTGGGGTTTTAATAGTGGGGTTGGTGTTTATAGGTCTTTGAAACCCTTGGTCTTGCTGGTTCCAGGTTGGAACTTGTTGAAAGTAGGTTGTTATGGAGGGTTGGGGTACAGGGGTATGGAATGAAGGAATTGGAGTTGTGACTGTGGGTTGGGTGGTgtgaagatataagggtggggAAAAAGGGTTTAAGGTTGTATGAAAGTATGGAGGCATGAGAGATGGGTTGATGGTGTTAGTAGAAGAAATGTGGGAGTGAGGGTTGTAATGTGGATGTCCAGTATGTATACCGTGAGGCAAGGTGAACATTCCAAAATCTGGGGTAGTGTGTGCTACAGATCTAATATTGAGGTCAAAAGGAGGGTTTAATCCAGGTGGTGGCCTCTGTATCCTCATAGTAGAATCAACATCATGAATACGCAATGATTCATTAGCTATAGCATAATTAGTGGGGGTAGAGCAGGAGAGATTTACCACTTTAGAGGTCTGGTGTTATTTATTTGAGCTACTACCTTCAAAAGATTGTTGTTTGCCAGCTGCTTGGAGCTTCATCATCTCCATTAGCTCTAAGATGCTGTTCTTGATATCTTTGTTCTCTGCTGAAAATTGTTCCCTCATCTGCTGTAGTTGTTCCGAAGCGGAGCTTTGAAATTCTTCCACTACTCCCATCTTATCTACCAATGCCGTTATAGCTTGGTCATAGTGCTGCAGGGTGTTCTTTTCTGCCATTAATTTGCCAAGGAAggagaggctctgataccaaattgtTACAAATGCAACAAGAAATAAGCTAGATCTACTTTGTTTTGGGTTTTTATTAAAAGACAAAAATGAAAGAAATTACAAGAATTAAATTGATCTTCAAGTTACTGAATACAAGGGATGGTGGCATGGTAATATAGCCGGTACAAACAAACAAACAGTTGTCCTTATCCTAGTGGGTTTGTTAAGATGGTTGGCGTTTACCTCGTATAAGTGAAAATGACACCGTCCTAACTAACATAAATAAcgacatcattttataatataaGTTCCCGCCCTTCCCAGCACTTGAATTAGAACACTTCAAACTGTAACAGTAAACCAAAGACATAGAGTTCTTAATTTGTACCGAGAGTTTGAATTATACCAAGTCAAAGAAGAAGAACATAAAGCACGATGTAAACTAGAGAACTAGAGAGAAGCAACCAAATACTAATAAGGAGCACAAATACGTATAAAGTGAGGACATAACGTTTCAGAGAAAAGAGACTAAGGCTCCGTTTGGGATTGCTGAATTGCTGTGCTGTGAGAAAAAGTGCCGGTGGAAAAAGTGCTTTCAGGaaaattagatgactgtttgtttttttttaatttatgcatattttgagatataatatataaaaataatatttttaagaaggttTGATAGTGAAACTGATAGCTAATTCCTGCAAAAGCTGAAAATAGTTTTTTTCAAAAGCATGGGGACAGGCTTTTGCTAACCGCAGCTTTTAGACCAAAAGCGCTTTTTCAGACAGTAgcttttagaatttaccaaacacTTTCTGACCGCTTTTCAGCAAAAAGCTGCTGTAGCTGTCTtcaacagcaataccaaacggAACCTAAATCATTAATTGAGTGAGCGAAAGAGACCCTAATCGCCATAAATGAAAAAGAAATAAAGAGGCTAAGGGTGTTATTGAGAGGGGGACACAAGATAAGGTCCGGAAGTATGAACAAGGGCATGAGACATTTAGCCTAATTTTTGATTAGGGGGAACTTTTATCGCCTCTCAAAATTTAACCTAATAAATTGTGTAAATCTAACTGttcattttattttatatttataaatattaataaaaaaaaattaattttttttttaaaaaaattaacataaattaaaaatatgatataatatttattatgtttaaaataatatatttaactTTTATCTATATTATCAAGTTTAgtaatttattttgaattaaattttataatatatatatatatatatatgtatggaatatattttttaatatatgtataaatacttttttgttttttaaatattattagaCCAATAATTCTAATTCAATACTTATATACAATAGTTATTATATGAGCAAACAAAATTAATATGTAATATTTTACGTTACGTAAAAAACTTAAATGTGAAggtatattttttataatattataataatattatatataataatatagcATAATATATCATCcttcaataatataatattaaaattttataatctaaaatttattatatatataaaattttaatactagtttaatgataatatttgtactttagtatttttaaaaattaaaaagtaactAATGTAACACCATGTGCTGGTGTTATATGTTGTGCAACGCTGACATTTCTGTGCAACACTAGCTttatagctattgtaacactaattgaGAGATGTTACAATAGGACAATAACTTCTTAGCTAATGTAACGCTACTTGTAACACTTACATTATAATAgtccacttatggcgtagtgctATTATGGCTCTCACCATATGTGCGAGTCGTTAGCCTCTCACGATAAAACGAGAAAACATCGATGTTACGCGAACAACACTTTGGCGAACTAGAACGGAGCAAGAAACTATCACTGGAACAAAGAGATGATAAGGTTTGTATTTTGGAGGCGGTTGTGTTTTGTATATCGAAAAATCAATAATCCTAAGTCTGATACGATGTTATATAGGCTCGAGGAAATGCGTGGGCTACTCCACGCGTAATTAATTAAAACGTGTTAATTAATCAGTCGGTTAATAAATCAAATATGTAATTGAATCAGATTATTATCATGtaaaatcaattataataattcgTAGTCAAAGcgaattaaaattttaaaatcccAAGCCCAATGGAAATTAAACTTAGCAAAACTAGTTCGTGATTATTCAGGAAaattttctgctacattcgtgtccgcacgtCACACACACGGGCAAGCTCGAAGGCTTTGCAAGCCTCAGATTGCCCCTTAAAAACCCCATATTTGCACTCCCCTGCGCTCGCACGTAGGTGTTGGAGCAATACATAAGTAACACATTTGAATACTATATAAGTATTTTGTTATACAAAACTATGTATGCTCCTTTGCAAATATCAATGTGGGACTTTCACTTCTTCCACATATTTTTACTATTAAGAGACTAATTTTGGATGACCATATTTCATCCATCTCTAAGTCGttttgagtgattcaaagtgGCTCTCGGAAAGCTCTCTCGGAGGAGAACGCATTGCAAGTGTCACTTATTGCGCGCACACAACATCGCCCACTCAAATTATGACTTGATAATGTGGAACTACTAACcacattttccaacaatcccTCCACATGGATGAGATTTACATTTCAGGAGCACACACCAGACAGATagacacggagtttgacttggtgatagtttcttcgatcatatataacatacgataggtagagaatgctctGTGAACCTTCACTCGaataagcataccgactttactggtagacaatagacgtgcttgtccttgaactgttcgaccgtttgtgtaaacaatgatatacttatcactatatcttttctgactcattcagttctcatgagtatgtccattttggccattAAACATCATCCTGGTCTACAGGAGTTTTAAAAGAATTATGCCTTGAAATTCTTCTTTgagcggccccacttctctcccacatacGTGATCTATCTTATAGAGTAACTTgtgtttactcaactgaattccatgcatTCACTTCTGAACTCCATATATTCGCcaaaagatcattaaaagctcaaaagCTTAACCTCGTATCATACTGGTCTCACtttttcctcatcataggaacgGGCCAGGGTttcccccacagtgatttggttatcatgatttagttggcccattgaaccaagttcttgggatctccagtcagcattgattgggtgtccaccatgacactgttaagcaataggcttaaggcccatccctctcgatgtctcaaccacttctcttgataaccctttggttagcgGATCCACGATATTATCCTTTGGCGGTATATTGtcaataataataattattactATTGTTTAATGGAACTATATCGTCGTATGTGctgagactttccattatacatcatGCTCTATCAATAGCGAATTGACTGTCACAGTGTATCCCTATAGTCGTCataggctttggccatcttggaatatcctctaAAAATTGGCATAGATATTCAACCTCTTCAGCACATTTATCTTGTGtcacaaactcagcttccatcatGGAATGAATTATCATAGTTTtctttgaggatttccatgaaaTTTCCGCGCTAGCTAGTGTAAACATATAGCCGCTCGTAGACTTTAGGGCCTTCTTTCTAGATATCAAGTTCGCTTCAGTATATCCCTCTAATAATGTTGgatatctgccatagtgcagtccatagtctcgagttcctcTCAAGTACCTCAGTACCCTTACTTGTAAAGCTACTCAACTTGTtgattgagtatgcaatgtctggtcttcTACAACTCATTAGGTACATCAGACTCCTATTTATCCTCGAGTATCTCAACTGGGAAATCGCTatacctttgttcttggatagatgtaaagtcatatccacaggtgtcctaactttctcaaagtcatccttaagaaacttctcaaggatcttgtcaacataatgagGTTGACTCAATGTGAgtccctctgatgttctagaaatttggaTTATCATTAATGTTAAATCTTACCTTTATGTCCTttgtagatttgatcactttatcattgcttcaGGCAATAAGTAGATCGTCTACATACAATGTCATCATGACATAACCATTGTCATTATCCTTAACATAACTTatctcgttatccttgtaataggcacatctatcacattcattgatctTGAAGTCATTGGCCAGCACGACTTCATCAAATTTCTCATGCCATTTCATAAGCGCTTGCTTCAAGCCATACAGTGACTTCACTAGTCTACAGACCTTCCTTTCTTTTACAGGGACAATGAACCCTTCAGGTTATTtcatatagatttcctcatctatatcttcatttaggaaagctgttttcaTATTCATTTAATGTACTTCAAAATTTTGAACTGTAGCGATAAcaaacatcatccttatagaCGTTATTCTCGTTACTGGGGAATATGTGTCAAAGTAATAAAGAACTTtatgttgcttgtatcctttaattacaagtcttGCCTTGTACTTATCGATAGtaccatcagttttcaacttcttcttgaaaacccacctGTTGTCTAACGGTTTACAACCATTTGGTAAATcaactaattcccaagtatgattctgcaGAATTGAATCAACTTTATTTTTAATGGACTCTTTCCACATGGGgccatcaggtgaggtaaccaCTTTCTTATAGGTTTTTAGGTCACCTTCCTCGAGTAAATAGGTCATAAAGTCAGACCCGTAGGATTTCTCCGtacgttgtcttttgctccttctcactacccctACATTCTCGTCCTCACTTTCTTCACTCTCATTATTGTCATCTATAGACTCATGAGCTCGTTTAGACGTTGTAGAAGGTTCATTTTCTGGATTACAAGGAAACATCatctcaaagaatgaggcattcctagATTCCATAATCGTATTCTTCTGAATTTCAGGAATATTGGAATCATACATGAGAAATCGATATGCAGTGCTATGTAATggatatccgatgaagatacaATTCACAGTCTTTGGACCAATCTTCACTTTCTTAGGTGTGGGGATCAGTACCTTTTccaggcacccccacactttcagttgtgggtaacttggtttctttttcttccatatTACATAAGGACTTACATCTTTATTCTTGAGTattagtaatatttaaaatattattcgcgcttaagatggcttcccCCCAAATCGACTACGAAAttccagagcttaacaacatcgcattcatcatctctttgagagtgcgattcttcctaTCAGCCACTCCAgttgactgaggggagtatggtgcagtgacctcatggattataccatgttgtgaacagaattccccaaagGGTTCAACATATTCATCTCAGTTtattgtgtctcaacttcttccttatagattttaaatttatctatagcttcgtctgTGCTTTTCAgcaaatatacataacagtttttTGTACAATCATCTATGAAtataataaaatacttgttttctCCTCTTTTTGGAGcaaattttaaatcacatatatcgctatgtattaggtATAACACTTTGGTGttctttccacacgtttaaatgacgatctcgttaattttgcctcaacacaagtctcacacttatgttttgaatcaaTTGCTAATTTTGGTATGTATTATTTTACACACAACcttcgtaaagtgtcataattaatatgtcctaatctagcatgccataaattaggagaatCGAGTAggtaagcagaagaattcttcattttaTTATCGTCCTTAATGGACAAAACATTGAGCTTAAAAAACCCATCGGTTAcataacccttgcctacaaacataccactcttagacaacATAACTTTATCTGACTCAATTACAATACACAATCCGTGCTTATTCAATAAAGAACCAGACACAGGGTTCTTGCGAATATTAGGCATATATAGTtcattcttcaaagtcagattcttcccagaggtcatcttcagaatcaccgTGCCTTCATATTCAATGGTAGAAGTAG is a genomic window containing:
- the LOC141710828 gene encoding uncharacterized protein LOC141710828, translating into MKPQLILYRLLSLINLVTIWLLVTVVVEWSYLKGQTQKSKTDVEGIQRWLIIQTIEIQNFSVRRNFGVMNLRAKFNIDDMCRDQWNWASKNPYGYEPPEGPVED
- the LOC141714461 gene encoding uncharacterized protein LOC141714461; the encoded protein is MGDIDLCARVSEVNLVGSNPHVWWINTGATRHVCSDKAIFSYLKAFDAGEKLYMGNSATSTIEYEGTVILKMTSGKNLTLKNELYMPNIRKNPVSGSLLNKHGLCIVIESDKVMLSKSGMFVGKGYVTDGFFKLNVLSIKDDNKMKNSSAYLLDSPNLCTAYRFLMYDSNIPEIQKNTIMESRNASFFEMMFPCNPENEPSTTSKRAHESIDDNNESEESEDENVGVVRRSKRQRTEKSYGSDFMTYLLEEGDLKTYKKVVTSPDGPMWKESIKNKVDSILQNHTWELVDLPNGCKPLDNRWVFKKKLKTDGFIVPVKERKVCRLVKSLYGLKQALMKWHEKFDEVVLANDFKINECDRCAYYKDNEISYVKDNDNGYVMMTLYVDDLLIA